AGAAATTCTTCTTTAGCGCTAGGTGCAAGTAAAATTCAAACTATTTTTAAAGTAACAGTACCAGCAGCAAAATCCGGTATTATTACTGGTGTTGTTCTCGGTATTGGACGAGCTCTTGGGGAAGCAATGGCAATTGTTCTGGTATGTGGAAACTCAGTAAATCTTCCATTACCATTTAATTCAGTTCGAACATTAACAACCGCCATTGTCTCTGAGATGGGTTATGCTGGTGGTTTGCACCGTGAAGTATTGTTTACAATCGGTTTGGTATTATTTGCATTTATTATGATAATTAATATTATACTGAGTGCTATCCTGAAAAAGGGAGGCAGTAAAGATGACAACTAGCGTAAGTATTTATGATAAAAAACGGCGTCCAGGTGATATTATTTTACTTGTTTTAATCTACGCCTGTGCATTTTTAGCAGTATTATTATTGGTTGGGATTATTGGTTATGTGATATACCGTGGGCTTCCATCAATAAATTGGGATTTTATTTCTAAGGCACAAAGTGCATTAGAAGGTACATTTGGCATATTGCCTAATATTATTAATACGATATATATTATAGTAATTACCTTAGTCATTGCAACACCAATTGGTATTGGCTCTGCCATTTATTTAAACGAATATGCAAAGGGCGGAAAGTTAGTAAGACTAATTGAATTTACGACAGAGACGTTATCTGGGATTCCCTCCATTATTTTTGGCTTATTCGGTATGGTGTTTTTCGGAAACGTGTTAGGGCTCGGTTTTTCTATTTTGTGCGGCGCCTTGACATTGACTATTATGATATTACCAATTATTACAAGAACAACACAGGAAGCCTTAAAAACCGTTCCAGAAAGCTATCGT
This is a stretch of genomic DNA from Clostridium facile. It encodes these proteins:
- the pstA gene encoding phosphate ABC transporter permease PstA, which translates into the protein MTTSVSIYDKKRRPGDIILLVLIYACAFLAVLLLVGIIGYVIYRGLPSINWDFISKAQSALEGTFGILPNIINTIYIIVITLVIATPIGIGSAIYLNEYAKGGKLVRLIEFTTETLSGIPSIIFGLFGMVFFGNVLGLGFSILCGALTLTIMILPIITRTTQEALKTVPESYRSGALGIGATKWYMIRTIILPSAIPGIITGVILSIGRIVGESAALLFTAGSGYLMVHNWLTHPLSPGGTLTIQMYLSMTKAKYDDAFGIAFVLIIIVLAINLLTKVLSRKLDVNKEK